A window of the Procambarus clarkii isolate CNS0578487 chromosome 19, FALCON_Pclarkii_2.0, whole genome shotgun sequence genome harbors these coding sequences:
- the LOC123757579 gene encoding zinc finger protein 341 isoform X1, whose product MSNSIFDALTGVTLEGSAGLTVQQLLDAPDLIQSTVTIAGGSPTATSTSHQCAQLSSAITNATISEGVSLDDDDVFQCGRCKKQFSSLDIFMVHKRDHCSSKNGVVHTLQATQGPPHSSPTDHGSFESESPSLAGQIHLQVQPQQTQVSTAYSSGGLPSPGTIIVNEAELLPFTIETAQVLPLPGGLQTANFLPVSSSNKTLSSAVSPLLTTTTTITTPLEKWFRGFFFSGSCLGKRTSHSFLCEYQDVGSNLASPQTLTTMVDVDGSEGGEGCNDEDPDHEEMSEERDDIACYNHEFFHGGMAKTAPSKNEPLKLKPKHRCPFCAKEFSKNFDLQQHIRSHTGEKPFQCIVCGRAFTQKSNVKKHMATHRVWPSGSLSDTLPKDPIKKLMMSSSTIDMVPQIDLLEEGVLKEEVLVDDSYVCQFCGHSLDSYVELRTHMKLHAHQKVYKCIQKNCELAFDDLDSFLDHIRTHDRDLQYRCHTCSKVFSSLNTLGYHQYEHSVYPQSKKAIGPSYFRCTKCMNKYASAEALEHHLRTSSHHYPCKQCGKIFTSERLLRRHLHVHGTVNLFTCAQCSKEFKSEYSLKLHQLIHTGEKPFECHLCKTAFNRRDKLKRHMLIHEAKKFKCPFRSTVGCQKEFSRPDKLRLHMMTHAGGRARRGRGRGRSSSTARIDRQVKTEVLTPEESNCSICHHSFQHEGDHMCFIEENEDNGMVGCESRDPAAPVSQAGRIRPIRQAVVRRARDQANSRRGGRKKRGGCGHHTQQPHRQNQQQELQEKHTVQSQEIQHQVEESILGVPAVDCITELKCDADTQNVEIIYIPFSLPLTRPIQAELMRAMSSEEGGHVDSDLLEGGPTITLDGTTSSLLVGNSTMVPLVNHASVHEMDHLEPTNILKETTDLQVIYNSATTQQESNDASQLVETQLTSNHLHGGQLGHDATLDESRLTHSHLTHLNILPDQT is encoded by the exons GTGAGGGAGTATCTCTGGATGATGACGATGTCttccagtgtgggagatgcaagaaGCAGTTTTCATCTCTTGATATTTTCATGGTTCATAAACGTGATCATTGTTCAA GTAAAAATGGAGTGGTGCATACACTTCAAGCAACACAGGGACCTCCTCATTCTTCACCAACAGACCATGGAAGCTTTGAAAGTGAAAGTCCATCTCTTGCCGGCCAAATTCACTTACAAGttcaaccacaacaaacacaa GTATCTACAGCATATAGCAGTGGTGGCTTGCCTTCTCCTGGTACCATTATTGTCAATGAAGCAGAACTACTTCCATTTACCATTGAAACTGCTCAG GTATTGCCACTGCCAGGGGGGTTGCAGACAGCCAACTTTCTGCCCGTTTCCAGCAGCAATAAAACCTTGTCATCAGCAGTTTCCCCAttgctcactaccaccaccactattactacTCCCCTT GAAAAATGGTTTCGTGGATTTTTCTTCTCAGGCTCCTGTTTAGGGAAGAGAACCAGTCACTCTTTTCTTTGTGAATACCAG GATGTTGGCTCAAACTTAGCATCACCCCAGACACTAACCACAATGGTTGATGTAGATGGTAGTGAGGGTGGAGAAGGTTGTAATGATGAAGATCCAGATCATGAGGAAATGTCTGAAGAGAGAGATGATATTGCTTGCTACAATCATGAGTTCTTCCATGGTGGAATGGCGAAGACAGCACCAAGCAAAAATGAACCCCTGAAACTGAAG CCAAAGCACAGATGCCCCTTTTGTGCCAAGGAATTTAGCAAGAACTTTGATCTTCAGCAACACATTCGTTCACATACTGGAGAGAAGCCATTCCAGTGCATTGTGTGTGGCAGAGCCTTCACACAGAAAAGCAATGTGAAGAAGCATATGGCTACTCATCGGGTGTGGCCCTCTGGCTCTCTTAGTGACACTTTACCGAAAGATCCAATTAAGAAACTTATGATGTCTTCATCAACCATAGAT ATGGTACCTCAAATTGACCTTTTAGAGGAGGGTGTGTtgaaagaagaggtgctggtggatGATTCATACGTATGCCAGTTCTGTGGACATTCCCTTGACAGCTATGTTGAGCTGCGCACTCACATGAAACTTCATGCTCATCAGAAG GTGTATAAATGTATCCAAAAAAATTGTGAGCTGGCCTTTGATGACTTGGACTCCTTTCTGGACCACATCCGGACACACGACCGTGACCTGCAGTATCGCTGCCATACTTGCTCGAAGGTGTTCTCCTCTCTCAATACTCTCGGCTATCACCAGTATGAACACTCGGTGTACCCTCAATCAAAGAAAGCTATAGGTCCAAG CTATTTTCGATGTACGAAGTGTATGAACAAATATGCAAGTGCAGAAGCATTAGAGCATCATCTGCGTACATCTTCTCATCATTATCCTTGCAAACAGTGTGGAAAAATATTCACATCAGAACGATTGCTGCGCCGTCATTTGCACGTTCATGGAACAGTCAATTTATTCACCTGTGCT CAATGTTCTAAGGAATTTAAATCCGAATACTCCTTAAAGTTGCACCAATTAATACACACTGGAGAGAAGCCTTTTGAGTGCCACTTATGTAAGACTGCCTTCAACCGCCGAGATAAATTGAAGCGTCACATGCTGATCCACGAAGCCAAAAAATTCAAGTGTCCTTTTAGGTCTACTGTTGGGTGCCAGAAGGAATTTAGCAGACCTG ATAAATTGCGGCTCCATATGATGACCCATGCAGGTGGCCGTGCACGGCGTGGACGAGGCCGTGGTCGAAGCTCCAGTACTGCACGCATTGACCGACAAGTGAAGACAGAGGTCCTTACACCTGAAGAATCAAATTGTTCCATCTGCCATCAT TCTTTTCAACATGAAGGTGATCACATGTGCTTTATAGAAGAAAATGAAGATAATGGAATGGTTGGTTGTGAGAGCAGAGATCCTGCTGCCCCAGTGTCACAGGCAGGGAGGATACGTCCCATCCGCCAAGCTGTAGTACGAAGAGCCAGAGATCAAGCCAACAGTAGAAGAGGGGGCCGAAAAAAGCGTGGAGGATGTGGGCACCATACCCAACAGCCCCATAGACAAAATCAGCAGCAGGAGCTACAGGAAAAACATACTGTACAATCACAGGAAATTCAACACCAGGTAGAGGAAAGTATCTTGGGTGTGCCAGCTGTTGACTGCATCACAGAGCTCAAATGTGATGCCGATACCCAGAATGTAGAGATTATTTATATCCCATTCTCTCTACCACTAACTCGACCAATCCAGGCTGAATTGATGCGTGCTATGTCTAGTGAGGAAGGTGGTCATGTTGATAGTGACTTATTAGAGGGAGGTCCCACTATTACTTTAGATGGCACTACATCATCTCTCTTAGTAGGGAACAGTACAATGGTTCCCCTTGTTAATCATGCCAGTGTACATGAAATGGATCATTTAGAGCCCACAAACATTCTGAAGGAGACAACAGATCTGCAAGTTATATATAACTCAGCCACAACCCAACAGGAAAGCAATGATGCATCCCAGCTGGTGGAGACACAATTGACTAGTAACCACCTTCACGGTGGACAGCTCGGTCACGACGCCACCCTGGATGAGTCTCGGCTCACTCACTCGCATCTCACTCATCTTAACATCTTGCCTGATCAGACTTGA
- the LOC123757579 gene encoding uncharacterized protein isoform X2, with product MVHKRDHCSSKNGVVHTLQATQGPPHSSPTDHGSFESESPSLAGQIHLQVQPQQTQVSTAYSSGGLPSPGTIIVNEAELLPFTIETAQVLPLPGGLQTANFLPVSSSNKTLSSAVSPLLTTTTTITTPLEKWFRGFFFSGSCLGKRTSHSFLCEYQDVGSNLASPQTLTTMVDVDGSEGGEGCNDEDPDHEEMSEERDDIACYNHEFFHGGMAKTAPSKNEPLKLKPKHRCPFCAKEFSKNFDLQQHIRSHTGEKPFQCIVCGRAFTQKSNVKKHMATHRVWPSGSLSDTLPKDPIKKLMMSSSTIDMVPQIDLLEEGVLKEEVLVDDSYVCQFCGHSLDSYVELRTHMKLHAHQKVYKCIQKNCELAFDDLDSFLDHIRTHDRDLQYRCHTCSKVFSSLNTLGYHQYEHSVYPQSKKAIGPSYFRCTKCMNKYASAEALEHHLRTSSHHYPCKQCGKIFTSERLLRRHLHVHGTVNLFTCAQCSKEFKSEYSLKLHQLIHTGEKPFECHLCKTAFNRRDKLKRHMLIHEAKKFKCPFRSTVGCQKEFSRPDKLRLHMMTHAGGRARRGRGRGRSSSTARIDRQVKTEVLTPEESNCSICHHSFQHEGDHMCFIEENEDNGMVGCESRDPAAPVSQAGRIRPIRQAVVRRARDQANSRRGGRKKRGGCGHHTQQPHRQNQQQELQEKHTVQSQEIQHQVEESILGVPAVDCITELKCDADTQNVEIIYIPFSLPLTRPIQAELMRAMSSEEGGHVDSDLLEGGPTITLDGTTSSLLVGNSTMVPLVNHASVHEMDHLEPTNILKETTDLQVIYNSATTQQESNDASQLVETQLTSNHLHGGQLGHDATLDESRLTHSHLTHLNILPDQT from the exons ATGGTTCATAAACGTGATCATTGTTCAA GTAAAAATGGAGTGGTGCATACACTTCAAGCAACACAGGGACCTCCTCATTCTTCACCAACAGACCATGGAAGCTTTGAAAGTGAAAGTCCATCTCTTGCCGGCCAAATTCACTTACAAGttcaaccacaacaaacacaa GTATCTACAGCATATAGCAGTGGTGGCTTGCCTTCTCCTGGTACCATTATTGTCAATGAAGCAGAACTACTTCCATTTACCATTGAAACTGCTCAG GTATTGCCACTGCCAGGGGGGTTGCAGACAGCCAACTTTCTGCCCGTTTCCAGCAGCAATAAAACCTTGTCATCAGCAGTTTCCCCAttgctcactaccaccaccactattactacTCCCCTT GAAAAATGGTTTCGTGGATTTTTCTTCTCAGGCTCCTGTTTAGGGAAGAGAACCAGTCACTCTTTTCTTTGTGAATACCAG GATGTTGGCTCAAACTTAGCATCACCCCAGACACTAACCACAATGGTTGATGTAGATGGTAGTGAGGGTGGAGAAGGTTGTAATGATGAAGATCCAGATCATGAGGAAATGTCTGAAGAGAGAGATGATATTGCTTGCTACAATCATGAGTTCTTCCATGGTGGAATGGCGAAGACAGCACCAAGCAAAAATGAACCCCTGAAACTGAAG CCAAAGCACAGATGCCCCTTTTGTGCCAAGGAATTTAGCAAGAACTTTGATCTTCAGCAACACATTCGTTCACATACTGGAGAGAAGCCATTCCAGTGCATTGTGTGTGGCAGAGCCTTCACACAGAAAAGCAATGTGAAGAAGCATATGGCTACTCATCGGGTGTGGCCCTCTGGCTCTCTTAGTGACACTTTACCGAAAGATCCAATTAAGAAACTTATGATGTCTTCATCAACCATAGAT ATGGTACCTCAAATTGACCTTTTAGAGGAGGGTGTGTtgaaagaagaggtgctggtggatGATTCATACGTATGCCAGTTCTGTGGACATTCCCTTGACAGCTATGTTGAGCTGCGCACTCACATGAAACTTCATGCTCATCAGAAG GTGTATAAATGTATCCAAAAAAATTGTGAGCTGGCCTTTGATGACTTGGACTCCTTTCTGGACCACATCCGGACACACGACCGTGACCTGCAGTATCGCTGCCATACTTGCTCGAAGGTGTTCTCCTCTCTCAATACTCTCGGCTATCACCAGTATGAACACTCGGTGTACCCTCAATCAAAGAAAGCTATAGGTCCAAG CTATTTTCGATGTACGAAGTGTATGAACAAATATGCAAGTGCAGAAGCATTAGAGCATCATCTGCGTACATCTTCTCATCATTATCCTTGCAAACAGTGTGGAAAAATATTCACATCAGAACGATTGCTGCGCCGTCATTTGCACGTTCATGGAACAGTCAATTTATTCACCTGTGCT CAATGTTCTAAGGAATTTAAATCCGAATACTCCTTAAAGTTGCACCAATTAATACACACTGGAGAGAAGCCTTTTGAGTGCCACTTATGTAAGACTGCCTTCAACCGCCGAGATAAATTGAAGCGTCACATGCTGATCCACGAAGCCAAAAAATTCAAGTGTCCTTTTAGGTCTACTGTTGGGTGCCAGAAGGAATTTAGCAGACCTG ATAAATTGCGGCTCCATATGATGACCCATGCAGGTGGCCGTGCACGGCGTGGACGAGGCCGTGGTCGAAGCTCCAGTACTGCACGCATTGACCGACAAGTGAAGACAGAGGTCCTTACACCTGAAGAATCAAATTGTTCCATCTGCCATCAT TCTTTTCAACATGAAGGTGATCACATGTGCTTTATAGAAGAAAATGAAGATAATGGAATGGTTGGTTGTGAGAGCAGAGATCCTGCTGCCCCAGTGTCACAGGCAGGGAGGATACGTCCCATCCGCCAAGCTGTAGTACGAAGAGCCAGAGATCAAGCCAACAGTAGAAGAGGGGGCCGAAAAAAGCGTGGAGGATGTGGGCACCATACCCAACAGCCCCATAGACAAAATCAGCAGCAGGAGCTACAGGAAAAACATACTGTACAATCACAGGAAATTCAACACCAGGTAGAGGAAAGTATCTTGGGTGTGCCAGCTGTTGACTGCATCACAGAGCTCAAATGTGATGCCGATACCCAGAATGTAGAGATTATTTATATCCCATTCTCTCTACCACTAACTCGACCAATCCAGGCTGAATTGATGCGTGCTATGTCTAGTGAGGAAGGTGGTCATGTTGATAGTGACTTATTAGAGGGAGGTCCCACTATTACTTTAGATGGCACTACATCATCTCTCTTAGTAGGGAACAGTACAATGGTTCCCCTTGTTAATCATGCCAGTGTACATGAAATGGATCATTTAGAGCCCACAAACATTCTGAAGGAGACAACAGATCTGCAAGTTATATATAACTCAGCCACAACCCAACAGGAAAGCAATGATGCATCCCAGCTGGTGGAGACACAATTGACTAGTAACCACCTTCACGGTGGACAGCTCGGTCACGACGCCACCCTGGATGAGTCTCGGCTCACTCACTCGCATCTCACTCATCTTAACATCTTGCCTGATCAGACTTGA